A stretch of Synechococcus sp. MIT S9220 DNA encodes these proteins:
- a CDS encoding aspartate-semialdehyde dehydrogenase, which translates to MAVLGASGAVGQELLQLLQERNFPVAELRLLASARSAGQVCSWNGQTITVQEVCESSFQGVDLVLASAGGSVSRQWREAIVSAGAVMVDNSSAFRMEDGVPLVVPEVNPQAAAEHNGVIANPNCTTILLTLALAPLAAKRAMHRVVVSTYQSASGAGARAMEELKDLSRVVLDGGTPNSEVLPHSLAFNLFLHNSPLQSNSYCEEEMKMVHETRKIMGLPQLRFTATCVRVPVLRAHSEAVNVEFAEPFPVTEARQLLAAAPGVELLEDPASNRFPMPTDVTGRDPVVVGRIRQDISEENALEFWLCGDQIRKGAALNAIQIAELLLPAA; encoded by the coding sequence GTGGCCGTCCTTGGTGCCAGTGGTGCGGTGGGCCAGGAACTGCTTCAGCTGCTTCAGGAACGCAACTTTCCGGTTGCTGAGCTGCGTCTGCTGGCCTCTGCCCGTTCCGCTGGGCAGGTTTGTTCTTGGAATGGACAGACGATCACGGTTCAGGAAGTCTGCGAGTCCTCGTTTCAGGGCGTCGATCTGGTGCTCGCATCCGCTGGCGGTTCGGTGTCGCGCCAATGGCGTGAAGCGATTGTTTCCGCTGGTGCCGTGATGGTGGATAACTCCAGTGCCTTCCGCATGGAAGACGGCGTGCCTCTGGTGGTTCCTGAGGTGAATCCGCAGGCTGCTGCTGAGCACAACGGTGTGATCGCCAATCCCAACTGCACCACGATCCTGCTCACGCTGGCTCTGGCCCCTCTGGCTGCGAAGCGTGCGATGCACAGGGTGGTCGTCAGCACCTATCAGTCAGCGAGTGGTGCTGGGGCCCGGGCCATGGAGGAACTGAAGGATCTCTCCCGTGTGGTGCTGGATGGCGGCACGCCCAACAGTGAGGTTCTCCCCCACTCATTGGCTTTCAACCTTTTTCTGCACAACTCACCATTGCAGTCCAACAGTTATTGCGAAGAAGAAATGAAGATGGTCCATGAAACCCGCAAGATCATGGGTTTGCCGCAGCTTCGCTTCACGGCGACGTGTGTACGGGTGCCGGTTCTGCGCGCCCATTCAGAAGCAGTCAATGTGGAATTCGCTGAGCCTTTTCCCGTGACGGAAGCCCGCCAGCTGCTTGCCGCTGCCCCCGGGGTGGAACTGCTCGAGGACCCTGCCAGCAATCGCTTTCCCATGCCGACGGACGTGACTGGCCGTGATCCGGTGGTTGTGGGGAGGATTCGACAGGACATCAGTGAAGAGAACGCACTTGAGTTCTGGCTGTGTGGAGATCAGATCCGCAAAGGTGCGGCTCTCAATGCCATCCAGATCGCTGAACTGCTGTTGCCCGCCGCCTGA
- the tilS gene encoding tRNA lysidine(34) synthetase TilS, with the protein MRAGEPWLNWHDRLHRQLLQNPQLLPKGTTLLLAVSGGQDSMALLGLLRDLSDRHHWTLQLWHGDHGWHPESARIASDLDNWCQTQQLPLLISTSSFSTTGSEAKARAWRYTELHQACEQLNLNSPANPCRTVVTGHTASDRAESLLMQLSRGTDLAGMGNLRWQRPLNAAATEDIRLVRPLLQFSRDETAAICQDLQLPIWTDPSNSDSRFDRNRIRQEVLPVLEALHPGCSRRMAELSERVSQLQDTQSALVTLSLDNLKRQDGALQRSPLQQLPGSARRLLLHGWLQAQGMPALSARQLEELSTAIGPSQPPGERHLTGRKRLHWCRDWVQLEDRN; encoded by the coding sequence ATGAGAGCCGGCGAGCCTTGGCTGAACTGGCACGACAGACTGCACCGCCAACTTCTACAGAATCCCCAGCTGCTGCCCAAAGGGACAACACTGTTGCTGGCGGTTTCCGGCGGTCAGGACTCGATGGCTCTGCTGGGGCTGCTGAGGGATTTGTCTGATCGACATCACTGGACTCTCCAGCTCTGGCATGGAGACCACGGCTGGCATCCAGAGTCCGCCCGCATTGCCAGCGATTTGGACAACTGGTGCCAGACGCAACAGCTGCCCCTGCTGATCAGCACCAGCAGCTTCAGCACCACCGGCAGCGAAGCTAAAGCCCGTGCATGGCGTTACACCGAACTGCATCAGGCCTGTGAGCAACTCAACCTCAACAGCCCTGCCAACCCTTGCCGCACGGTCGTGACCGGACACACCGCCAGCGACAGAGCCGAATCACTGCTGATGCAACTCAGCCGAGGAACGGATCTGGCCGGGATGGGCAACCTGCGTTGGCAGCGCCCCCTCAATGCCGCAGCGACAGAAGACATTCGCCTGGTGCGTCCACTGCTGCAGTTCAGCCGTGACGAAACCGCCGCCATCTGCCAGGACCTGCAACTACCGATCTGGACAGACCCGAGCAACAGCGATTCACGTTTCGATCGCAACCGCATCCGTCAGGAGGTCTTACCGGTTCTGGAGGCTCTGCACCCCGGCTGCAGCAGACGCATGGCTGAACTGAGCGAGCGAGTGTCCCAGCTGCAGGACACCCAGAGCGCACTGGTGACGCTGAGTCTGGACAACCTGAAACGACAGGACGGCGCCTTACAACGATCGCCACTGCAACAACTGCCCGGTTCAGCACGACGACTGCTCTTGCATGGATGGCTGCAGGCCCAAGGCATGCCAGCACTCTCGGCCAGGCAGCTTGAAGAACTGAGCACTGCCATCGGTCCAAGCCAACCACCTGGTGAGCGTCATCTGACCGGTCGAAAGCGACTCCACTGGTGCCGGGACTGGGTACAACTGGAAGACAGGAACTGA
- a CDS encoding ribonuclease J, with translation MTVTTAQTKQPTLRVIPLGGLHEIGKNTCVFEYGDDLMLVDAGLAFPSDGMHGVNVVLPDTSFLRENQKRIRGMIVTHGHEDHIGGIAHHLKHFNIPVIYGPRLALSMLTGKMDEAGVADRTTLQTVGPRDVVKVGQHFSVEFIRNTHSMADSFSLAISTPVGTIIFTGDFKFDHTPVDGEHFDLARLAHHGDKGVLCLFSDSTNAEVPGFCPPERSVFSNLDRHIAEAEGRVIVTTFASSIHRVSMILELALKNGRKVGLLGRSMLNVIAKARELGYMRAPDELFVPIKQINNVSDRETLLLMTGSQGEPLAALSRISRGEHPQVRVKSSDTIIFSASPIPGNTISVVNTIDRLMMLGAKVVYGKGEGIHVSGHGFQEDQKLMLALTRPKFFVPVHGEHRMLVRHARTGHSMGVPEDNTLIIDNGDVVELTADSITKSDPVKAGIELLDQSRNGIVDARVLKERQQLAEDGIVTILAAISTDGAMVAPPRVNLRGVVTTADARKMSLWTEREIKWVLENRWKQLTRNTGGKAPDVDWMGVQREVEVGLSRRMRRELQVEPLILCLVQPAPAGTPVYKGRADTEPDDRPAPRGRGGRHGGGHGAGRHGGGGRDRNREGTPARVITTSRSAAVEAKSAPVKEPVAAASPAPTPSKEPAPVAPASAAPAVDQDMPAGRTRRRRSAAA, from the coding sequence ATGACCGTCACAACTGCCCAAACCAAGCAACCCACCCTGAGAGTGATTCCTCTTGGAGGACTGCATGAAATCGGCAAGAACACCTGCGTTTTTGAATATGGCGATGACCTGATGCTGGTTGACGCCGGCCTTGCTTTCCCCAGCGATGGCATGCACGGCGTGAACGTGGTTCTGCCCGATACCAGCTTTTTGCGAGAAAACCAGAAGCGCATCCGCGGCATGATCGTTACCCATGGTCATGAAGACCACATCGGTGGCATCGCTCACCATCTCAAGCACTTCAACATCCCTGTGATCTACGGGCCGCGACTGGCTCTCTCGATGCTCACCGGAAAGATGGATGAGGCGGGCGTCGCCGATCGCACCACCTTGCAGACCGTCGGACCTCGCGACGTGGTGAAGGTGGGTCAGCACTTCTCAGTGGAGTTCATCCGCAACACCCACTCGATGGCCGACAGCTTTTCGCTGGCCATTTCCACACCGGTGGGAACCATCATTTTCACGGGTGACTTCAAGTTCGATCACACCCCTGTCGACGGCGAGCACTTCGATCTGGCTCGGCTGGCTCACCACGGCGACAAGGGAGTTCTCTGCCTGTTCAGCGATTCCACCAATGCCGAGGTGCCGGGTTTCTGTCCTCCCGAGCGGTCGGTGTTCTCCAACCTTGACCGTCACATCGCCGAGGCCGAGGGGCGTGTCATCGTCACCACCTTTGCCAGTTCCATTCATCGTGTGTCGATGATCCTTGAGCTTGCTCTCAAGAACGGCCGCAAGGTTGGCTTGCTGGGTCGTTCCATGCTCAACGTGATCGCCAAGGCCCGTGAGCTGGGCTACATGCGTGCTCCGGATGAGCTGTTTGTGCCGATCAAGCAGATCAACAATGTCTCCGATCGTGAAACCCTGTTGCTGATGACCGGCAGTCAGGGTGAGCCCCTTGCCGCACTGAGTCGCATCTCCCGCGGCGAACACCCGCAGGTGAGAGTCAAGAGCTCTGACACGATCATCTTCTCCGCGAGCCCGATTCCCGGAAACACCATTTCTGTGGTGAACACGATCGACCGACTGATGATGCTGGGCGCCAAGGTCGTGTACGGCAAGGGAGAGGGCATTCATGTCTCTGGCCATGGCTTCCAGGAGGACCAGAAGCTGATGCTGGCTCTCACGCGTCCGAAGTTTTTTGTGCCCGTGCACGGTGAGCACCGCATGTTGGTCCGTCATGCCAGGACCGGTCATTCCATGGGCGTTCCTGAGGACAACACGCTGATCATTGATAACGGCGATGTTGTTGAGCTCACCGCAGACTCAATCACCAAGTCGGACCCTGTGAAGGCTGGTATCGAGCTGCTCGATCAGTCGCGCAACGGCATTGTTGATGCCCGCGTGCTGAAGGAACGTCAGCAACTGGCAGAAGATGGCATCGTCACGATCCTTGCTGCGATCAGTACCGATGGCGCCATGGTGGCTCCACCTCGCGTAAATCTTCGCGGTGTCGTCACCACTGCCGATGCCCGCAAGATGTCGCTTTGGACGGAACGCGAAATCAAGTGGGTGCTTGAGAATCGCTGGAAGCAGCTCACCCGCAACACAGGTGGCAAGGCCCCGGATGTCGACTGGATGGGTGTGCAGCGGGAGGTGGAGGTCGGTCTCAGTCGTCGCATGCGCCGTGAACTTCAGGTGGAGCCTTTGATCCTCTGTTTGGTGCAGCCGGCACCAGCAGGAACACCTGTTTACAAAGGCCGTGCGGACACTGAGCCCGATGACCGTCCAGCGCCCCGTGGACGTGGTGGTCGCCATGGCGGTGGTCATGGCGCTGGTCGGCACGGTGGTGGGGGCCGAGATCGCAACCGCGAAGGCACTCCAGCGCGGGTGATCACGACATCTCGCTCAGCTGCTGTTGAGGCCAAGTCGGCTCCAGTGAAGGAACCTGTGGCCGCAGCTTCGCCAGCCCCCACGCCCTCCAAGGAGCCTGCGCCTGTTGCACCCGCATCTGCAGCGCCAGCCGTCGATCAAGACATGCCCGCTGGCCGTACCCGCCGTCGCCGCTCAGCTGCGGCGTAA
- the tig gene encoding trigger factor, with translation MSAASLKVSTSSRPGSRLAVEVAVPAERCEASYEEAIKRLSRSVNLPGFRKGKIPRTVLVQQLGALRIRATALETLVDSVWRDALEQETIEALGQPELSGGFDELLESFKPGEGITVTLETDVAPTPKLKSTKGLKAEAESVSYDPARVDEMLEDSRRQLATVVPVEGRKAEKGDIAVVGFKGSYSDDGSEIEGGSADSMDVDLEHGRMIPGFIEGVVGMAVGDSKTVECTFPDDYPKEDARGRKANFEIELKDLKTRELPELNDDFAKQASEQESLADLRSDLEKRLKDDAERRARSNRHDALLAALVEQLEVELPESLIQQEVRNLVEQTAGQFAQQGMDVKSLFTPELVRNLMDSSRPEAEERLRRSLALTALAESEKLTVEDGEIDAKLEDVKQQLAGERDIDPERLRQAVLDDLLQEKLLGWLEDNSTVTDKAPEDLGKESKGTAKKAAAKSGKPAEKKKTTKAKSAKKDSDDAEA, from the coding sequence ATGAGTGCCGCCAGCCTGAAGGTTTCCACCTCCTCCCGTCCCGGTAGCAGACTGGCCGTGGAGGTCGCTGTTCCTGCGGAACGCTGTGAAGCCAGTTACGAGGAAGCGATCAAACGACTGAGCCGCAGTGTCAATCTGCCAGGGTTCCGCAAAGGCAAGATTCCCCGCACCGTGCTGGTGCAGCAGCTCGGAGCTTTGCGGATCCGTGCCACAGCGCTGGAAACGTTGGTCGACAGCGTTTGGCGCGATGCCCTCGAACAGGAAACCATCGAAGCTCTCGGCCAGCCTGAACTGAGCGGCGGCTTCGATGAACTGCTGGAGAGTTTCAAGCCGGGTGAAGGCATCACAGTGACGCTGGAAACCGATGTAGCTCCCACACCAAAGCTGAAGAGCACAAAGGGTCTGAAGGCCGAAGCGGAGAGCGTCAGCTACGACCCGGCCCGCGTGGACGAAATGCTCGAGGACTCACGCCGCCAGCTGGCCACCGTGGTTCCCGTGGAAGGACGCAAGGCAGAAAAGGGAGATATCGCTGTTGTGGGATTCAAAGGCAGCTACAGCGACGACGGCAGTGAGATCGAGGGCGGCAGCGCCGATTCCATGGATGTGGACCTCGAGCACGGCCGCATGATCCCTGGCTTCATTGAAGGCGTGGTGGGCATGGCGGTCGGCGACAGCAAAACCGTTGAGTGCACATTCCCCGACGACTATCCCAAGGAGGATGCACGCGGTCGCAAGGCCAACTTTGAGATCGAACTGAAAGACCTCAAGACCCGCGAGCTACCTGAACTGAACGATGACTTCGCCAAGCAGGCCAGCGAACAGGAGTCTCTGGCTGATCTGCGCAGCGACCTTGAAAAGCGTCTGAAGGATGACGCCGAGCGCCGCGCACGCAGCAACCGACATGACGCCTTGCTGGCCGCACTCGTGGAACAGCTCGAGGTTGAGCTTCCCGAAAGCCTGATCCAGCAGGAGGTTCGCAATCTGGTGGAACAGACCGCTGGACAATTTGCCCAGCAGGGCATGGATGTGAAATCTCTGTTCACTCCCGAACTGGTCCGCAACCTGATGGACTCATCACGCCCTGAAGCGGAGGAGCGCCTGCGCCGAAGTCTCGCCTTAACAGCACTGGCCGAGAGTGAAAAACTCACAGTCGAAGACGGTGAAATTGACGCCAAGCTCGAGGATGTGAAGCAGCAACTCGCCGGCGAACGCGACATCGACCCCGAACGTCTTCGTCAGGCCGTGTTGGACGATCTGCTTCAGGAGAAACTCCTGGGTTGGCTGGAAGACAACAGCACCGTCACCGACAAAGCACCTGAAGACTTAGGCAAAGAGAGCAAGGGAACAGCGAAGAAGGCCGCGGCCAAGAGTGGAAAACCCGCTGAAAAGAAAAAAACCACCAAGGCGAAAAGCGCCAAGAAGGACAGTGATGACGCCGAAGCCTGA
- the dapA gene encoding 4-hydroxy-tetrahydrodipicolinate synthase — translation MSTAAELSPTPFGRLVTAMVTPFDAEGGVDLALAGRLARHLVDEGSEALVVCGTTGESPTLSWSEQLKMFEAVRQAVGPGVHVLAGTGSNCTREAVEATREAAAAGADGALVVVPYYNKPPQDGMEAHFRAIAEAASDLPLMLYNIPGRTGSNMQPASVARLMNCANVVSFKAASGTTEEVSQLRQACGHRLAIYSGDDALTLPMLSVGAVGVVSVASHVVGRRLRNMIEAYLAGQNAVALSQHEQLLPLFKALFATTNPIPVKAALELSGWPVGAPRLPLVPLEPAMRAALSEALDALRQT, via the coding sequence ATGAGCACTGCTGCAGAACTCTCTCCCACCCCTTTTGGCCGTTTGGTGACAGCCATGGTCACCCCTTTCGATGCAGAGGGCGGTGTGGATCTGGCGCTCGCCGGTCGTCTGGCACGTCACCTGGTGGATGAGGGATCGGAAGCTCTAGTGGTGTGCGGCACCACAGGAGAATCCCCCACGCTCAGCTGGAGCGAGCAACTGAAGATGTTCGAGGCAGTGCGGCAGGCCGTGGGCCCTGGCGTGCATGTGCTTGCGGGAACTGGCAGTAATTGCACCCGTGAGGCGGTTGAGGCCACGCGTGAGGCAGCGGCAGCCGGTGCCGATGGTGCATTGGTGGTGGTGCCCTACTACAACAAGCCCCCTCAAGACGGGATGGAAGCCCATTTCCGTGCCATTGCGGAAGCTGCGTCTGACCTGCCGTTGATGCTCTACAACATTCCCGGTAGGACAGGTTCCAACATGCAGCCGGCCTCAGTTGCCAGGCTGATGAATTGCGCCAATGTCGTGAGCTTCAAGGCTGCCAGCGGAACCACGGAAGAAGTCTCCCAGCTCCGTCAGGCCTGTGGTCATCGCCTGGCGATCTACAGCGGTGACGACGCTCTCACCCTGCCAATGCTCTCGGTTGGCGCCGTGGGCGTTGTCAGTGTGGCCAGCCATGTGGTGGGGCGCCGACTGCGCAACATGATTGAGGCCTATCTGGCTGGTCAGAACGCGGTTGCCCTTTCGCAGCATGAGCAGTTACTGCCACTGTTCAAGGCCCTGTTCGCCACCACCAATCCCATTCCGGTGAAGGCCGCTCTGGAGTTGAGTGGCTGGCCGGTGGGTGCTCCCCGACTTCCCCTCGTTCCGCTGGAGCCCGCCATGCGCGCTGCCCTCTCCGAAGCCCTCGATGCCCTGCGTCAGACCTGA
- a CDS encoding DUF561 domain-containing protein produces the protein MSRLSLLPAALRRSLEQRSALKVIAGLMNFNADSVARVSRAAGLGGADLIDVACDAQLVKLAVEASGGLPVCVSSVDPEQFPAAVAAGAAMVEIGNFDAFYPQGRIFGAEEVLELTRRTRGLLPEVVLSVTVPHVLPMDQQEQLAVDLVAAGADLIQTEGGTSAKPFSAGSLGLIEKAAPTLAAAHSISAALQHAGETAPVLCASGLSAVTVPMAIAAGAAGVGVGSAVNRLDDELAMVAVVRGLREAIGSEVTSRV, from the coding sequence ATGTCCCGCCTTTCTCTGCTGCCTGCTGCCCTCCGCCGCAGCCTTGAACAGCGTTCCGCGCTGAAGGTGATCGCCGGTCTGATGAACTTCAATGCGGATTCGGTCGCTCGCGTGTCCCGCGCGGCTGGATTGGGTGGAGCGGATCTGATTGATGTGGCCTGTGATGCGCAATTGGTGAAGTTGGCGGTTGAGGCGTCCGGTGGCCTGCCGGTCTGCGTGTCGTCGGTCGATCCCGAGCAGTTTCCGGCTGCGGTGGCTGCAGGTGCGGCCATGGTGGAGATCGGTAATTTCGATGCCTTCTATCCCCAGGGGCGCATCTTCGGAGCTGAAGAGGTGCTGGAACTCACACGCCGTACCCGCGGTTTGCTGCCTGAGGTGGTGCTGAGCGTCACCGTTCCCCATGTGTTGCCGATGGATCAGCAGGAACAGCTGGCGGTGGATCTGGTGGCGGCCGGTGCCGATCTGATTCAGACCGAAGGTGGCACCAGTGCCAAACCCTTCAGTGCCGGCAGCCTTGGCCTGATTGAGAAGGCTGCTCCCACTCTGGCCGCGGCTCACAGCATCAGCGCTGCCCTGCAGCACGCCGGTGAGACGGCACCGGTGCTGTGTGCATCAGGTCTTTCGGCTGTCACCGTGCCGATGGCGATCGCAGCCGGCGCAGCCGGTGTGGGCGTTGGTTCTGCGGTGAATCGCCTCGATGATGAGTTGGCCATGGTGGCTGTAGTGCGCGGTCTGCGTGAAGCCATCGGCAGTGAGGTCACCAGCCGGGTCTGA